One window of the Penaeus vannamei isolate JL-2024 chromosome 31, ASM4276789v1, whole genome shotgun sequence genome contains the following:
- the LOC138867634 gene encoding putative uncharacterized protein DDB_G0290521, which yields MTSRPAKDPNPELRPQAQPDLNPKLRPQDQPKTPNPKPAKDPNPKLRPQDQPKTPTPNYDLKTSQGPQPQATTSIPAKDPNPKLRPQDQPKTPTPSYDLKTNQGPQPQPTTSRPAKDPNPNLRPQDQPRTPTPTYDLKTSQRPQPQAMTSRPAKDPNPKLRPQDQPKTPTPRYDLKTSQSPQPQATTLRPAKDPNPKL from the exons ATGACTTCAAGACCAGCCAAGGACCCCAACCCCGAGCTACGACCTCAAGCCCAGCCAGACCTCAACCCCAAGCTACGACCTCAAGACCAGCCAAAGACCCCCAACCCCAA ACCAGCCAAAGACCCCAACCCCAAGCTACGACCTCAAGACCAGCCAAAGACCCCAACCCCAAACTACGACCTCAAGACCAGCCAAGGACCCCAACCCCAAGCTACGACTTCAATACCTGCCAAAGACCCCAACCCCAAGCTACGACCTCAAGACCAGCCAAAGACCCCAACCCCAAGCTACGACCTCAAGACCAACCAAggaccccaaccccaacctacGACCTCAAGACCAGCCAAggaccccaaccccaacctacGACCTCAAGACCAGCCAAggaccccaaccccaacctacGACCTCAAGACCAGCCAAAGACCCCAACCCCAAGCTATGACTTCAAGACCAGCCAAAGACCCCAACCCCAAGCTACGACCTCAAGACCAGCCAAAGACCCCAACCCCAAGATATGACCTCAAGACCAGCCAAAGTCCCCAACCCCAAGCTACGACTTTAAGACCAGCCAAAGACCCCAACCCCAAGCTATGA
- the LOC113808366 gene encoding uncharacterized protein, giving the protein MIPHARSQIIRKQPKTPNPKLFLQDQPKTPTPSYDLKTSQRPQPQATTSRPAIDPNPKLRPQDQPKTSTPSYDLKTSQRPQPQATTSRPAKDPNPKLRPQDQPKTPTPSYDFKTSQRPQPQAIASRPAKDLNHKP; this is encoded by the coding sequence CCAAAGACCCCCAACCCCAAGCTATTTCTTCAAGACCAGCCAAAGACCCCAACCCCAAGCTACGACCTCAAGACCAGCCAAAGACCCCAACCGCAAGCTACGACTTCCAGACCAGCCATAGACCCCAACCCCAAGCTACGACCTCAGGACCAGCCAAAGACCTCAACCCCAAGCTATGACCTCAAGACCAGCCAAAGACCCCAACCCCAAGCTACGACCTCAAGACCAGCCAAGGACCCCAACCCCAAGCTACGACCTCAAGACCAGCCAAAGACCCCAACCCCAAGCTATGACTTCAAGACCAGCCAAAGACCCCAACCCCAAGCTATTGCTTCAAGACCAGCCAAAGACCTCAACCACAAGCCATGA